The Candida albicans SC5314 chromosome 5, complete sequence genome includes a region encoding these proteins:
- the CDC24 gene encoding Rho family guanine nucleotide exchange factor (GDP-GTP exchange factor for Cdc42p; phosphorylated; required for maintenance of hyphal growth; misexpression blocks hyphal growth and causes avirulence in a mouse model of systemic infection; antigenic during human oral infection), translating to MEHPPAALRTFSTQSTSSLNSVSTVSSSRIVSSGPVNINNFNKPSTPKDHLFYRCESLKRKLQKIPGMEPFLNQAFNQAEQLSEQQALALAQERSNGNGHSNGKRHQSLDGAMNRLSVGSDSSSIQGSLTRMATNASTSSLISGMPNNNTLFTFTAGVLPANISVDPATHLWKLFQQGAPFCVLINHILPDSQIPVVSSDDLRICKKSVYDFLIAVKTQLNFDDENMFTISNVFSDNAQDLIKIIDVINKLLAEYSDASDSGGGDEDVNMDVQITDERSKVFREIIETERKYVQDLELMCKYRQDLIEAENLSSEQIHLLFPNLNEIIDFQRRFLNGLECNINVPIRYQRIGSVFIHASLGPFNAYEPWTIGQLTAIDLINKEAANLKKSSSLLDPGFELQSYILKPIQRLCKYPLLLKELIKTSPEYSKQDPHGSSSLTSFNELLVAKTAMKELANQVNEAQRRAENIEHLEKLKERVGNWRGFNLDAQGELLFHGQVGVKDAENEKEYVAYLFEKIVFFFTEIDDNKKSDKQEKKSKFSTRKRSTSSNLSSSTTNLLESINNSRKDNTLPLELKGRVYISEIYNISAPNTPGSTLIISWSGRKESGSFTLRYRSEEARNQWEKCLRDLKTNEMNKQIHKKLRDSDSSFNTDDSAIYDYTGISTSPVNQSTQQQYYDHRGSHSSRHHSSSSTLSMMKNNRVKSGDLSRISSTSTTLDSFSNNLNGSPNTTNPSLTSSDATKTIPTFDVAIKLLYKSTELSEPLIVNAQIEYNDLLQKIISQIITSNLVADDVNISRLRYKDDEGDFVNLNSDDDWGLVLDMLTSEDFYQTSSNEKRSVTVWVS from the coding sequence ATGGAACATCCACCAGCAGCTCTCAGAACATTTTCAACCCAATCAACTTCATCTTTGAATTCAGTAAGTACTGTTTCGTCTTCAAGAATTGTTTCTCTGGGCCCAGTcaatataaacaatttcaataaaccAAGTACTCCCAAAGACCATTTATTCTATCGATGTGAATCACTAAAACGAAAACTACAAAAAATCCCTGGCATGGAACCATTTTTGAACCAAGCTTTCAATCAGGCTGAACAACTCAGTGAACAACAAGCATTGGCTTTGGCACAGGAAAGAAGCAATGGAAATGGACATAGTAATGGCAAACGTCATCAATCATTAGACGGTGCCATGAATAGACTTTCAGTTGGTTCTGATAGTAGTTCGATCCAAGGTTCATTGACACGAATGGCCACCAATGCGTCAACGTCATCTTTAATCAGTGGTATgccaaacaacaacacttTATTTACGTTTACTGCAGGGGTTTTACCAGCTAATATTAGTGTCGATCCTGCTACCCATCTTTGGAAATTGTTCCAACAAGGGGCCCCCTTTTGTGTTCTTATCAATCATATCCTTCCTGATTCCCAAATACCAGTTGTCAGTTCTGATGACTTGAGAATTTGCAAAAAATCAGTATATGACTTTTTAATTGCCGTCAAGACgcaattgaattttgatgACGAGAATATGTTCACTATATCCAATGTTTTCTCCGACAATGCCCAAGATTTAATCAAGATTATTGATGTCATTAATAAACTACTTGCTGAGTACTCAGATGCTAGTGACCTGGGTGGTGGCGATGAAGATGTAAATATGGATGTTCAAATTACCGATGAAAGATCAAAAGTTTTCCGAGAAATTATCGAAacagaaagaaaatatgtTCAAGACTTGGAACTAATGTGTAAATACCGTCAAGATCTAATTGAAGCCGAAAATTTGTCTTCAGAACAAATTCACTTGTTATTCCCAAATTTAAATGAgattattgattttcaaaGACGATTCCTCAATGGGTTAGAATGTAACATCAATGTACCTATTAGATATCAAAGAATTGGATCAGTATTTATTCATGCTTCTTTGGGCCCTTTCAATGCTTATGAACCTTGGACTATAGGACAATTGACGGCGATTGATTTGATCAACAAAGAAGCTgctaatttgaaaaaatcatcGAGTCTACTTGATCCTGGGTTTGAACTTCAATCGTATATATTAAAGCCGATCCAAAGATTGTGTAAATACCCACTTTTGTTGAAAGAGTTAATCAAAACATCACCAGAATATTCAAAACAGGACCCCCATGGCAGCTCGTCATTGACATCATTCAATGAATTATTGGTGGCTAAAACTGCAATGAAAGAATTGGCAAATCAAGTCAATGAGGCGCAAAGACGAGCAGAAAATATCGAACATTTGGAAAAACTAAAAGAAAGAGTAGGTAATTGGCGTGGGTTTAATTTGGATGCTCAAGGAGAACTATTATTCCACGGACAAGTTGGGGTTAAAGATgctgaaaatgaaaaggaATACGTTGCTTatctttttgaaaaaattgtattttttttcacagaaattgatgataacAAAAAATCTGATAAACAGGAAAAGAAGAGCAAGTTTTCGACAAGAAAGAGATCAACTTCATCAAATCTTAGTTCATCGACTACTAATTTGTTGGAATCAATAAACAATTCCCGAAAGGATAACACATTGCCATTGGAATTAAAAGGAAGAGTTTATATATCGGAGATTTATAACATTTCCGCTCCAAACACTCCTGGCTCAACCCTAATCATCTCATGGTCAGGTAGAAAGGAAAGCGGCTCATTCACTTTGAGATATCGTAGTGAAGAAGCCAGAAACCAATGGGAAAAGTGTTTACGTGATTTGAAGACTaatgaaatgaataaacaaattcatAAGAAGTTACGTGATTCCGACCTGTCATTTAATACTGATGACTCTGCCATATATGATTACACGGGTATTAGTACGTCACCAgtcaatcaatcaactcaacaacaatactaTGATCATCGGGGCTCTCACAGTTCCCGCCATCACTCATCGTCATCCACTTTGAGTATGATGAAGAATAATAGAGTTAAATCTGGTGATTTGAGTAGAAtatcttcaacttcaacaacattagATTCTTTCAGTAACAACTTGAATGGGTCACCAAATACCACTAATCCATCTTTGACGTCTTCAGATGCCACCAAAACAATTCCAACATTTGACGTTGCAATTAAATTGCTTTACAAATCGACAGAATTGTCAGAGCCATTGATTGTCAATGCACAAATTGAGTATAATGACCTTTTACAGAAAATTATCTCCCAGATTATCACTTCGAACTTGGTGGCTGATGATGTCAATATTAGTCGATTGAGATATAAAGACGACGAAGGAGACTTTgtgaatttgaattcagATGATGATTGGGGGTTAGTGCTTGATATGTTAACCAGTGAAGACTTTTACCAAACATCAAGCAATGAAAAACGACTGGTGACAGTGTGGGTTTCTTGA
- a CDS encoding uncharacterized protein (Ortholog(s) have Golgi apparatus, endoplasmic reticulum localization) codes for MKLSLVSPLLLTLLSFTTAHGGHGHEQESLKIKPQDLSWQDWHMKEEHGLEEYDGKTFFILHDLNNNGILESKEILNLYGLVHKIIIGDGSGMGQDKIEVTPELQKQVVENIFQLIPHGNPEGISQAEWLKFYENGGRLPDLGYGPGHHLGFEEEYEEHHWRKYHANDDPDVKIKHKEDIEHELLHHQQEIEETHDRSSRLKKFAGDYWSEINIDNLKPKYRKQQK; via the coding sequence ATGAAACTTTCATTGGTGTCACCTTTATTGTTAACTTTACTTCTGTTTACCACTGCTCATGGTGGCCATGGTCATGAACAAGAATCATTAAAAATCAAGCCACAAGATTTATCATGGCAGGATTGGCATATGAAGGAAGAACATGGGTTAGAAGAATATGATGGGAAAACATTTTTCATATTAcatgatttgaataataatggtaTACTTGAATCcaaagaaatattgaatttgtaTGGATTGGTACATAAGATCATTATTGGTGATGGGTCAGGAATGGGTcaagataaaattgaagTGACTCCTGAACTTCAAAAACAAGTTGTTGAGaatattttccaattgataCCCCATGGCAACCCAGAAGGAATTTCTCAAGCTGAATGGTTGAAATTTTATGAAAATGGTGGCAGATTACCTGATTTGGGATATGGACCAGGCCACCATTTAGGATTTGAGGAAGAATATGAAGAACATCATTGGAGAAAATACCATGCTAATGATGATCCTGATgtcaaaataaaacataAAGAAGATATCGAACATGAGTTGTtacatcatcaacaagaGATTGAAGAGACTCACGATAGATCGAGTcgattgaaaaaatttgctGGTGATTACTGGTCAGAGATCAATATCGACAATCTTAAACCAAAATATAGAAAACAACAGAAATAG
- a CDS encoding uncharacterized protein (Ortholog of C. dubliniensis CD36 : Cd36_51840, Candida tropicalis MYA-3404 : CTRG_05315 and Candida albicans WO-1 : CAWG_04584): protein IHLLVTLKHSNIMARNKNIIPHSPSQPLSYNLNTHPPLSTTTKCYDKNYYLTLKNSQSMYIHNIVFLRNDHYFSFSLGCGLFVSVHDPLKVLQSCGKQYYVRYHHKNNLSQIVEFWIAKPFVDTLEERLEKAC from the coding sequence ATTCATCTTTTAGTAACCCTCAAACATTCAAACATAATGGCCAGAAATAAGAATATCATTCCCCACTCACCTTCACAGCCGTTATCTTATAATTTGAATACTCATCCTCCATTATCGACAACAACCAAATGCTATGAtaagaattattatttaacaTTGAAGAACTCACAATCAATGTATATTCATAATATTGTATTCCTTAGAAATgatcattatttttctttttccctTGGTTGTGGTTTATTTGTTAGTGTGCATGACCCTTTGAAAGTATTACAATCTTGTGGAAAACAGTATTATGTTAGATATCATCATAAGAATAATTTGTCccaaattgttgaattttggATAGCTAAACCATTTGTTGATACATTAGAAGAAAGATTGGAGAAGGCATGTTAA
- the ACH1 gene encoding acetyl-CoA hydrolase (Acetyl-coA hydrolase; acetate utilization; nonessential; soluble protein in hyphae; antigenic in human; induced on polystyrene adherence; farnesol-, ketoconazole-induced; no human or murine homolog; stationary phase-enriched protein): protein MSAILKQRVRYAPYLKKLRTGEQCIDLFKHGQYLGWSGFTGVGAPKVIPTTLVDHVEKNNLQGKLGFHLFVGASAGPEESRWAENNMILTRAPHQVGKPIAAAINDGRTQFFDKHLSMFPQDLTYGFYTKDKPNGSNLDYTIIEATAITEDGSIVPGPAVGASPEMISVSDKIIIEVNTKTPSFEGIHDIDMPVNPPFRQPYPHTSADFKIGKTAIPVDPEKVVAIVESTSGDKVPPNTPSDEQSRGIANHLIEFLEHEVKQGRLPANLHPLQSGIGNIANAVVEGLASSNFKNLTVWTEVLQDSFLDFFESGSLDYATATSIRLTNDGFKKFYDNWDTYSKKLCLRSQVVSNSPEIIRRLGVIAMNTPVEVDIYGHANSTNVMGSRMLNGLGGSADFLRNAKLSIMHTPSARPSKVDPTGLSCIVPMASHVDQTEHDLDVVVTEQGLADLRGLAPKARAKVIIDKCSHPDYKPQLQEYYDRSVFYATKKKTLHEPHILRDVFKMHLNFQENGTMKLDSWDQKF, encoded by the coding sequence ATGTCAGCTATTTTAAAACAAAGAGTTAGATATGCTCCATATCTCAAGAAATTAAGAACTGGTGAACAatgtattgatttattcaaaCACGGTCAATATTTAGGTTGGTCCGGTTTCACTGGTGTTGGGGCACCAAAAGTCATTCCTACTACATTAGTGGATCAcgttgaaaaaaataatttacaagGTAAATTGGGATTCCATTTATTTGTTGGGGCCAGTGCTGGACCTGAAGAAAGTAGATGGGCCGAAAATAATATGATTTTAACTAGAGCTCCTCATCAAGTTGGTAAACCAATTGCTGCTGCTATCAATGATGGTAGAACTCAATTCTTTGATAAACATTTGTCAATGTTCCCTCAAGATTTAACTTATGGATTCTACACCAAAGATAAACCAAATGGATCTAATTTGGATTATACTATTATTGAAGCCACTGCTATCACTGAAGATGGATCCATTGTTCCTGGTCCAGCTGTTGGTGCCTCTCCAGAAATGATCTCTGTTTCTgataaaatcattattgaagTCAACACCAAAACTCCATCTTTTGAAGGTATTCACGATATTGATATGCCAGTGAATCCCCCATTCAGACAACCTTATCCTCACACATCGGCTGATTTCAAGATTGGTAAAACTGCTATTCCTGTTGACCCAGAAAAAGTTGTTGCCATTGTTGAAAGTACTAGTGGTGATAAAGTCCCACCAAACACTCCCAGTGACGAACAATCAAGAGGTATTGCCAACCATTTGATTGAGTTCTTGGAACACGAAGTCAAACAAGGTAGATTGCCAGCCAATTTGCACCCATTACAATCTGGTATTGGTAACATTGCCAatgctgttgttgaagGATTGGcttcatcaaatttcaaaaacttgACTGTGTGGACTGAAGTCTTGCAAGATTCATTTTTGGATTTCTTTGAATCTGGTTCATTGGATTACGCCACTGCAACTTCAATTAGATTGACCAATGATGGTTTTAAGAAATTTTATGACAATTGGGATACTTATTCTAAGAAATTATGTCTTAGATCTCAAGTTGTTTCCAACTCACCAGAAATCATTAGAAGATTGGGTGTTATTGCTATGAACACCCCAGTTGAAGTTGATATCTATGGTCATGCCAATTCTACCAATGTCATGGGATCAAGAATGTTGAATGGTTTGGGTGGTTCTGCTGATTTCCTTAGAAACGCCAAATTGTCAATTATGCATACACCATCTGCTAGACCATCTAAAGTTGATCCAACTGGTCTTTCATGTATTGTTCCAATGGCTTCTCATGTTGATCAAACCGAACACGATTtagatgttgttgttactgAACAAGGTTTGGCTGATCTTAGAGGATTAGCTCCAAAAGCCAGAGCCAAGGTGATCATTGATAAATGTTCTCATCCTGATTATAAACCACAATTGCAAGAATACTATGATAGATCAGTATTCTATGccaccaagaaaaagacTTTACACGAACCACACATTTTGAGAGACGTGTTTAAGATGCATTTGAACTTCCAAGAAAATGGTACCATGAAATTAGATTCTTGGgatcaaaaattttaa
- a CDS encoding uncharacterized protein (Ortholog(s) have role in RNA Polymerase I assembly, RNA Polymerase II core complex assembly, RNA Polymerase III assembly, formation of translation preinitiation complex and cytoplasm, cytosolic ribosome localization), producing the protein MPSTSKVTTNNHAQDSDSDEFQQLTTQIDSTISNLKQKRDYLQDQLAQFESVRQGLKTSGDSTTPVKFQLDDGTMIEKTTTEAIEFLDKRVTEIKEALTQFNTKINEAESTKEKLNQFNQFVQQGGNHEELKQEKLNEDGLPFVDIQEELDEDGNVINVEFKDAQEDTTIDKNEKDSRGTPKVEILGEEIDKAKKSDKVSQSESDEFQALLEDMEVISKDKKAQELNFDQDDLLDKIDKLQISAEDKFKLKQVCVEEFKNLEPEHDTDKTQENSASDKVIGNFENLAIDKNDLIELELLADDFDDSENFQGENYDDDEEWDYEFDDDDEEEEEDIADELLYGGGKAKIIGSDEKSNNMLWDQIINLRKSKLVATDQVADKIEESTVNEKKPKAVRFAEHLDINEVENISESLRNPPPETGKMSLFKQNRMSSQQKNRSEEIMETVENDSVMTDILENDVMSDIVEKEPVMTDIIEKDDDVQIVDNSDIIESSIIEREPVATINESTPEAKTGTVSQKPVSRFKAMRSSQPLKDTGKLNTQAPVKIPIPGDTEKEVVPSESPTSLSVSKLQDLQSDMDKMAQAYVSGMYDDDIVTEGPVVHKLDDFETLNKMVEAKKQDNEKLGIQEYDAASNEVGMEIDEEDEDDDEGPILVDEIVENELDESNGVFNDEVIFDREIRENYHKLRNKLILDQNGFKKSQQELEMEPVDDEGNPIKISRFKAAKMNRGG; encoded by the coding sequence ATGCCCAGTACGTCAAAAGTTACTACCAATAACCATGCACAAGACTCTGATTCAGATGAATTCCAACAGCTCACCACGCAAATAGACTCAACTATATCcaatttaaaacaaaagagGGATTATTTACAGGATCAACTAGCTCAATTTGAGTCTGTTCGTCAAGGTTTGAAGACGTCGGGTGATTCGACAACCCCAGTCAAGTTTCAGTTAGATGATGGGACgatgattgaaaaaaccACAACGGAAgcaattgaatttcttgATAAAAGGGTTACAGAAATTAAAGAGGCATTGACACAATTTAACACGAAAATAAATGAAGCAGAGTCAACAAAggagaaattgaatcaatttaacCAGTTTGTACAACAAGGTGGTAATcatgaagaattaaaacaagagaaattgaatgaagaCGGGCTtccatttgttgatattcaGGAAGAGCTTGACGAAGACGGGAATGTGATAAATGTCGAATTCAAAGATGCTCAGGAAGATACAactattgataaaaatgagAAGGATAGTCGTGGCACTCCTAAAGTTGAAATATTAGGGGAAGAGATAGACAAGGCAAAGAAACTGGACAAAGTATCACAATCTGAAAGTGATGAATTTCAGGCGTTGCTTGAAGATATGGAAGTTATTTCTAAAGACAAAAAGGCAcaagaattaaattttgatcaagatgatttattagataAAATAGACAAATTGCAAATCAGTGCTGAGGATAAgtttaaattgaaacaagtATGTGTTGAAGAATTTAAGAATTTGGAGCCAGAACATGACACCGATAAAACACAAGAAAATTCTGCAAGCGATAAAGTTATTGgtaattttgaaaacctTGCTATTGACAAGAATGATTTGATAGAGTTGGAATTATTGGCTGATGATTTTGACGATTCGGAGAATTTTCAGGGAGAAAATTAcgacgatgatgaagagTGGGAttatgaatttgatgacgacgacgaagaagaagaagaagacatTGCAGATGAACTATTGTATGGTGGAGGCAAGGCTAAGATTATTGGAAGTGACGAAAAATCGAACAATATGTTATGGgatcaaattataaatcTAAGAAAAAGCAAACTTGTTGCCACTGATCAAGTGGCCGATAAGATTGAAGAAAGTACAGTTAATGAGAAGAAACCTAAAGCAGTCAGGTTTGCTGAGCATTTAGATATTAATGAAGTGGAAAACATTAGTGAGAGTTTGAGAAACCCACCACCAGAAACTGGTAAAATGTCCTTGTTTAAGCAAAACCGGATGTCTTCCCAACAGAAAAATAGATCAGAGGAAATAATGGAAACAGTTGAAAATGATTCTGTCATGACAGATATTTTGGAGAATGATGTGATGAGTGATATAGTTGAAAAAGAGCCAGTGATGACGGATATAATTGAgaaagatgatgatgttcaAATAGTGGACAATAGtgatattattgaaagCTCCATTATTGAACGTGAGCCAGTTGCAACAATAAACGAATCTACACCAGAAGCTAAAACAGGAACTGTCTCTCAAAAACCAGTTTCAAGATTCAAAGCAATGAGATCTAGCCAGCCCTTGAAAGATACTGGGAAATTGAATACTCAAGCGCCTGTGAAAATTCCTATACCGGGTGACACAGAGAAAGAGGTAGTACCACTGGAATCACCGACTAGCTTATCGGTTTCAAAACTACAAGATTTACAACTGGATATGGACAAAATGGCTCAAGCTTATGTTTCAGGGATGTACGATGATGATATAGTTACAGAAGGGCCAGTAGTGCACAAACtagatgattttgaaactttGAATAAAATGGTGGAGGCTAAAAAACAAGACAATGAAAAGTTGGGAATACAAGAATATGATGCTGCATCCAATGAAGTAGGAAtggaaattgatgaagaagatgaagatgacgaTGAGGGTCCAATATTAGTAGAcgaaattgttgaaaatgaattggatGAATCAAACGGAGTTTTCAATGATGAAGTAATCTTTGATAGAGAAATTCGTGAAAACTATCACAAATTGCGCAACAAATTAATACTAGATCAAAATGGGTTTAAAAAATCACAGcaagaattggaaatggAACCTGTAGATGACGAAGGTAATCCAATCAAAATAAGTAGGTTTAAAGCTGCAAAAATGAATCGTGGGGGTTGA
- a CDS encoding putative GTPase (Ortholog(s) have role in RNA polymerase II complex import to nucleus, RNA polymerase III complex localization to nucleus, establishment of mitotic sister chromatid cohesion and cytosol, nucleus localization), which translates to MYGQIVIGPPGSGKSTYCHGMYQFMSAIGRKSCIINLDPANDRLPYPCELDIRDYISLEEIMEELDLGPNGGLMYALESLDKQGIDLFIGKIEQLINEGNYLLFDCPGQVELFTHHNSLYRIFKKLTQLKRLRLCVVSLIDCIYLTSPSQYISILLLSLRSMLQLDLPHVNVISKIDMLKNYGELPFRLDYYTEAQDLQYLTPYLEKESNSVLGQNYVRLTELIGEMVEDFHLVSFEVLSVENKKSMISLMSVIDKANGYSFGSEIGGDTVWSEATRQNGSGNGGYQDVDIHERWIDHKEEYDAEERKQEQAFAEGLPQEEVDNKPLTEDEEWEAALKDWEEKHGGEGAMLR; encoded by the coding sequence ATGTATGGACAGATAGTAATAGGACCTCCTGGGTCTGGGAAGTCTACTTATTGCCATGGAATGTATCAGTTTATGTCAGCAATTGGAAGAAAGCTGTGCATTATTAATCTTGACCCAGCCAACGACCGATTACCTTACCCCTGTGAGTTGGACATACGTGATTACATCAGTTTAGAAGAGATAATGGAGGAGTTAGATTTGGGTCCTAATGGAGGATTAATGTATGCATTAGAACTGTTGGACAAACAGGGCAtagatttatttattggcaaaattgaacaattaattaaCGAGGGCAactatttgttgtttgattgTCCCGGACAAGTTGAATTATTCACCCATCATAATTCCCTCTATcgaattttcaaaaaactAACTCAACTCAAACGATTGAGATTATGTGTTGTATCATTAATCGACTGCATTTATTTAACTAGCCCCTCGCAGTATATATccatattattattaagtTTGAGATCAATGCTACAATTAGATCTACCTCACGTTAATGTTATCAGTAAAATAGACATGTTGAAAAACTATGGCGAATTGCCGTTCCGATTGGATTACTATACCGAGGCTCAAGATTTACAATATTTGACTCCATATTTGGAGAAGGAATCTAATTCGGTATTGGGACAGAACTATGTGAGGTTGACAGAACTAATTGGAGAAATGGTAGAAGATTTCcatttggtttcttttgAAGTATTATCAGTGGAGAATAAAAAGAGTATGATAAGCTTAATGAGTGTCATAGATAAAGCCAATGGTTACAGTTTTGGTAGTGAGATTGGTGGAGATACAGTTTGGAGTGAAGCCACTAGACAAAATGGTAGTGGAAATGGAGGTTACCAAGATGTGGATATTCACGAACGATGGATAGATCATAAAGAAGAGTATGACGCTGAGGAAAGAAAGCAAGAGCAAGCATTTGCGGAAGGTCTACCACAAGAAGAAGTGGACAATAAGCCATTGacagaagatgaagaatgGGAAGCAGCATTGAAAGACTGGGAAGAGAAGCATGGGGGAGAGGGTGCTATGTTGAGATGA